A genomic segment from Garra rufa chromosome 5, GarRuf1.0, whole genome shotgun sequence encodes:
- the LOC141334889 gene encoding E3 ubiquitin-protein ligase RNF183 — protein sequence MESDPNHLHDPYKPVDDNFEPPDLECAICFCQFNNVFNTPKVLQCKHTFCLECLARMNVKSTQPDTIQCPLCRAYTPLPDLGLPKLANDSTVLSYLPTAMQHVYSIRFNRSKGKLQVKRVPSSAPALTQTISQTLDVGNPAGSEGQDGRDGGRERSLFMTILRTPLCKAFMMSMVAILTVVLTITIIMTNNK from the coding sequence ATGGAGTCTGACCCGAACCACCTCCATGACCCCTACAAACCTGTGGACGACAACTTTGAGCCCCCAGATCTGGAGTGTGCCATCTGTTTCTGCCAGTTCAACAATGTCTTCAACACCCCTAAGGTACTTCAATGCAAGCACACCTTCTGCCTAGAGTGTCTTGCACGGATGAACGTGAAGTCCACTCAACCCGACACCATACAGTGTCCTCTGTGCCGCGCGTACACCCCGTTACCCGACTTGGGTCTTCCCAAGCTAGCAAATGACTCCACTGTGCTGTCTTACCTTCCGACTGCCATGCAGCACGTCTACAGCATCCGCTTTAACCGCAGCAAAGGCAAATTGCAGGTGAAGAGAGTGCCCAGCTCTGCCCCAGCCCTGACGCAGACCATCAGCCAGACTCTGGATGTTGGGAATCCAGCCGGCTCGGAAGGTCAGGACGGCAGAGACGGCGGTAGAGAAAGGTCCTTATTTATGACCATTCTGCGGACACCACTATGCAAAGCTTTTATGATGAGCATGGTGGCCATACTGACCGTCGTTCTCACCATTACTATCATCATGACCAACAATAAATAG